In Lachnospiraceae bacterium, one DNA window encodes the following:
- a CDS encoding epoxyqueuosine reductase QueH codes for MAVQQQKENYQRILDKTIEQLGKEGKVPSLLLHSCCAPCSSYVLEYLSEYFKITVLYYNPNISPKEEYEARVREQKRLIGEMDFTYPVSFLEGNYVPEDFYEMAKGHENDKEGGERCFLCYEMRLREAAEAAKMGNFDYFTTTLSISPLKNAQKLNEIGIRLAKEYGIAYLMSDFKKKNGYKRSVELSAEHHLYRQDYCGCVFSKREAKLRDSISLTSPLRCNKI; via the coding sequence ATGGCAGTACAGCAGCAGAAAGAAAATTATCAGAGGATACTGGATAAGACGATAGAACAGCTTGGAAAAGAAGGAAAAGTGCCAAGCCTTCTGCTGCATAGCTGCTGTGCACCATGCAGCAGCTATGTGCTGGAATATCTTTCTGAATATTTTAAGATCACAGTATTGTACTACAACCCCAATATTTCTCCAAAAGAGGAGTATGAAGCCAGAGTAAGGGAACAGAAACGCCTGATCGGGGAAATGGATTTTACTTATCCGGTAAGCTTCTTAGAAGGAAACTATGTTCCGGAAGATTTTTATGAAATGGCAAAAGGACATGAAAATGATAAAGAAGGGGGAGAACGCTGCTTTTTATGCTATGAAATGCGCCTGCGTGAAGCTGCAGAAGCAGCAAAAATGGGCAATTTCGATTATTTTACCACTACACTTTCTATCAGTCCTTTAAAGAATGCCCAGAAGTTAAACGAGATCGGTATACGTCTGGCAAAAGAATACGGCATAGCTTATCTTATGTCGGATTTCAAGAAAAAGAATGGATATAAGCGGTCTGTGGAACTGTCTGCAGAACATCATCTGTACAGGCAGGATTATTGCGGCTGTGTATTTTCAAAAAGGGAAGCAAAACTGCGGGATAGTATTAGCTTGACATCACCACTCAGATGTAATAAAATTTAA
- the mutY gene encoding A/G-specific adenine glycosylase, with protein sequence MYKASQHHTEKTHSQGLHFYDDLQIIEHEDEPLNRAERLKAVEKPLLAWYHSRARSLPWRDDPKPYRVWISEIMLQQTRVEAVKPYFERFMAAFPDIKALAEADDDYLMKMWEGLGYYNRARNLKAAAIMVMEEFCGQIPAAKEELLKLPGIGSYTAGAISSIAYGVPNPAVDGNVLRVLSRLWGDTSDIKKASVKAVMEQEIAEVMPENAASSYNQGLIEIGALVCIPGGEPKCSECPLASLCITKKRGLWKEIPVRSAPKPRRMEEKTVFLIEWNEKAAIHKRPPKGLLASLYELPNTEGHLTADEAVWQVKKWICDKMQTGPEDQGGYAAIMAHMKALQVVAEPIGVAKHVFSHVQWDMVGYRVKILCENNGNTEELLENISENEHFFMVDKTALKEEYSVPSAFGAYIRLLG encoded by the coding sequence ATGTATAAAGCTTCGCAGCATCACACAGAAAAAACACATTCCCAGGGTCTGCATTTTTATGATGATCTGCAGATAATAGAACATGAGGATGAGCCTTTAAACAGGGCAGAACGTCTGAAAGCAGTGGAAAAGCCTCTCCTTGCCTGGTATCATTCCAGAGCTAGAAGTCTTCCCTGGAGAGATGATCCAAAACCATACAGAGTGTGGATCTCTGAGATCATGCTCCAGCAGACCAGGGTAGAGGCGGTAAAACCATATTTCGAACGGTTTATGGCTGCGTTTCCGGACATAAAGGCGCTGGCAGAAGCAGATGATGACTATCTCATGAAAATGTGGGAGGGATTAGGTTATTATAACCGGGCGAGAAACTTAAAGGCTGCGGCGATCATGGTCATGGAAGAATTTTGCGGTCAGATCCCGGCAGCAAAAGAAGAACTTTTAAAGCTTCCTGGGATCGGCAGTTATACAGCAGGTGCTATTTCTTCAATTGCCTACGGAGTCCCCAACCCGGCTGTAGACGGAAATGTACTCCGGGTGCTTTCAAGACTCTGGGGTGATACTTCTGATATTAAAAAGGCTTCTGTAAAAGCAGTTATGGAACAGGAGATTGCAGAAGTAATGCCGGAAAATGCAGCCAGCAGTTATAATCAGGGGCTGATCGAGATTGGCGCATTGGTGTGCATTCCTGGCGGCGAGCCAAAATGCAGTGAATGTCCTCTGGCATCTTTGTGCATTACAAAGAAAAGGGGACTTTGGAAAGAAATACCTGTAAGATCAGCACCTAAGCCAAGACGCATGGAAGAAAAGACCGTATTTTTGATAGAATGGAATGAGAAAGCAGCTATCCATAAACGTCCGCCCAAGGGGCTTCTGGCTTCGTTATATGAGCTTCCAAATACAGAAGGACATTTAACGGCAGATGAGGCAGTCTGGCAGGTGAAAAAATGGATCTGTGACAAAATGCAGACAGGACCAGAAGATCAGGGCGGATACGCTGCAATAATGGCTCATATGAAGGCTCTGCAGGTCGTGGCAGAACCAATAGGCGTGGCAAAACATGTATTTTCCCATGTTCAGTGGGATATGGTGGGATACAGAGTGAAGATCCTTTGTGAAAATAACGGGAATACAGAGGAACTTTTGGAAAACATTTCAGAGAATGAACATTTTTTTATGGTTGATAAGACAGCGTTAAAGGAAGAATATTCTGTTCCATCTGCCTTTGGCGCCTATATAAGACTCCTTGGATAA
- a CDS encoding YegS/Rv2252/BmrU family lipid kinase, with amino-acid sequence MKKMLFLFNPRSGKEQIKGHLLRILDIFSKAGYDIRVHVTQCSKDAQKTVEHQGKNVDVIVCSGGDGTLNETISGMLKLKKTPLLGYIPAGSTNDFASSLKIPKNMEKAAQSIVTGVPVLVDAGQFCVDRSFIYIAAFGAFTEISYQTPQDKKNLLGHQAYMLESVKSLASIKPYHMRVEWDNNVLEEDFVFGMVTNTRSVGGFKGLVNQSVSLNDGVFEVLLIRMPKTPADLSNIISYMFLVEAPNDYVYKFKASSIRFFSENSVDWVLDGEYGGARTEVEIENLKERIPIILSSKM; translated from the coding sequence GTGAAGAAAATGCTGTTTCTTTTTAATCCACGTTCCGGAAAGGAGCAGATCAAAGGACATCTGCTGCGGATCCTGGATATTTTTTCAAAAGCAGGGTATGATATCCGGGTACATGTGACCCAGTGCTCCAAAGACGCCCAGAAAACAGTGGAACATCAGGGAAAAAACGTAGACGTGATCGTCTGCAGCGGCGGTGACGGAACTTTAAATGAGACCATATCCGGAATGCTTAAACTAAAAAAGACCCCTCTTTTAGGCTATATCCCGGCTGGCTCCACGAATGATTTTGCCTCCAGTCTGAAGATCCCTAAAAATATGGAAAAAGCGGCACAGTCCATTGTGACTGGCGTGCCAGTCCTTGTGGATGCGGGACAGTTCTGTGTGGACCGGAGTTTTATTTATATTGCAGCTTTTGGGGCATTTACAGAAATATCTTACCAGACCCCTCAGGATAAGAAGAATCTTTTGGGACATCAGGCATATATGTTAGAAAGCGTAAAAAGCCTGGCATCCATTAAGCCTTATCATATGCGGGTAGAATGGGATAATAATGTGCTGGAAGAGGATTTTGTATTTGGAATGGTGACTAATACAAGAAGCGTAGGCGGATTTAAAGGGCTGGTGAATCAGTCGGTATCGTTAAATGACGGCGTATTTGAAGTGCTCCTGATCCGTATGCCAAAGACACCGGCAGACTTAAGCAACATTATTTCATATATGTTCCTTGTGGAAGCCCCAAATGACTATGTATATAAATTCAAGGCTTCTTCTATCCGGTTCTTCTCGGAAAACAGTGTGGACTGGGTCTTAGATGGAGAATACGGCGGTGCCAGGACAGAGGTAGAGATCGAAAACCTGAAAGAAAGGATCCCTATTATTCTTTCGTCTAAAATGTGA
- a CDS encoding biotin--[acetyl-CoA-carboxylase] ligase: MKAEILKILKKAEGYVSGQQLCEQLGVSRTAVWKAIRQLEEEGYVIEAVRNKGYRLVEDADVLTVAELRSVLDTKWLGQEVDYFYETDSTNNRARDAAEKGASHGYLAVADSQTAGKGRRGRVWNSPHGTDIFMSFLMRPSFGPSQASMLTLVAGMAVVKGVQKATGLNAMIKWPNDAVVNGKKICGILTEMSTEEDTIRYVVVGIGINVNAREFPEEIRDKATSLKLELGRSVKRSEVIQAVAESFEEYYAVYEKTCDMSGLQAAYNEMLANMDKEVCVLDPRGEYRGKALGIDEEGCLLVEKENGELIHVLSGEVSVRGIYGYV; encoded by the coding sequence ATGAAAGCAGAGATATTAAAAATATTAAAAAAAGCAGAGGGATATGTATCCGGTCAGCAGTTGTGTGAACAGTTAGGCGTGTCCCGGACTGCTGTGTGGAAAGCTATCCGCCAGCTGGAAGAAGAAGGATATGTAATAGAAGCAGTGCGCAATAAAGGCTACCGTCTGGTAGAAGATGCTGATGTGCTTACAGTAGCCGAACTGCGTTCTGTTCTTGATACAAAGTGGCTTGGACAGGAAGTAGATTATTTTTACGAAACAGATTCTACTAACAACCGTGCAAGGGATGCAGCAGAAAAAGGAGCTTCTCATGGCTATCTTGCAGTAGCAGACAGCCAGACAGCAGGAAAGGGACGCAGAGGCAGAGTGTGGAATTCTCCGCATGGAACCGATATTTTTATGAGTTTTCTCATGCGTCCGTCATTTGGACCGTCCCAGGCGTCCATGCTGACTTTAGTAGCAGGAATGGCAGTCGTAAAAGGCGTACAGAAAGCCACCGGGCTGAATGCTATGATCAAATGGCCAAATGACGCTGTGGTAAATGGAAAAAAGATCTGCGGTATTTTAACAGAGATGAGTACAGAAGAAGATACCATCCGTTATGTGGTTGTAGGGATCGGCATCAATGTAAATGCCAGAGAGTTTCCGGAAGAGATCAGGGATAAGGCAACTTCTTTGAAACTGGAACTGGGAAGAAGCGTAAAAAGAAGTGAAGTCATCCAGGCTGTGGCTGAAAGCTTTGAAGAATATTATGCAGTTTATGAAAAGACCTGTGATATGTCAGGGCTTCAGGCTGCATACAATGAAATGCTTGCAAATATGGATAAAGAGGTTTGTGTACTGGATCCCAGGGGAGAATACCGGGGAAAAGCCCTGGGGATCGATGAAGAGGGGTGTCTTTTAGTAGAAAAAGAAAATGGGGAATTGATCCATGTCCTTTCAGGAGAAGTATCTGTGCGGGGAATCTATGGATATGTATAA
- the rpoD gene encoding RNA polymerase sigma factor RpoD, whose translation MEKDDFLKKLEKLVAHAKSKHNTVDAGEINDFFVGDNLTPEQMDQIYSYLENRNIDVVPVLDEAMLNADPALDDIDIDLDLDDDSFMKDAEDEDIDLDAVDLLEGIGTEDPVRMYLKEIGTVPLLTADEELELAQRKADGDEAAKERLIEANLRLVVSIAKRYTGRGMSFLDLVQEGNLGLIKGVEKFDYTKGYKLSTYATWWIRQSVTRALADQARTIRVPVHMVETINKMSKMQRKLTLELGYEPSVAELAEALDMTEDKVMEIMQIAREPASLETPIGEEDDSNLGDFVADSNVVTPEGNVESVMLREHIDALLGDLKERERQVIVLRFGLEDGHPRTLEEVGKEFNVTRERIRQIEAKALRKLRNPVRSKRIRDFL comes from the coding sequence TTGGAAAAGGACGATTTTTTAAAAAAGCTGGAAAAGCTGGTTGCCCATGCAAAATCCAAGCATAACACTGTGGATGCAGGTGAAATCAACGATTTCTTTGTAGGAGATAACCTGACACCAGAGCAGATGGATCAGATTTACAGTTACCTGGAGAACCGTAATATTGACGTAGTTCCCGTACTGGACGAAGCGATGTTAAATGCAGATCCTGCCCTGGATGATATTGATATTGATCTTGACTTGGATGATGACAGCTTTATGAAGGATGCGGAAGATGAGGATATCGATCTGGATGCCGTAGATCTTTTAGAGGGTATCGGAACAGAAGATCCGGTACGTATGTATTTAAAAGAGATCGGTACAGTACCTCTTCTTACAGCAGACGAAGAACTGGAGCTTGCACAGCGCAAGGCAGATGGGGATGAAGCTGCCAAAGAAAGACTGATCGAGGCAAACCTGCGTCTGGTTGTCAGCATTGCAAAGCGTTATACAGGCCGTGGAATGAGCTTTCTGGATCTGGTCCAGGAAGGAAACCTGGGACTGATCAAGGGCGTTGAAAAGTTTGATTATACAAAAGGCTATAAGTTAAGTACATATGCAACATGGTGGATCCGTCAGTCAGTGACCAGAGCGTTAGCTGATCAGGCAAGAACGATCCGTGTACCAGTGCATATGGTAGAGACCATTAATAAGATGTCAAAGATGCAGCGTAAGCTGACACTGGAACTGGGCTATGAGCCATCTGTTGCAGAACTGGCAGAGGCACTTGATATGACAGAGGATAAGGTTATGGAGATCATGCAGATCGCCAGAGAGCCAGCTTCCCTGGAGACACCTATCGGTGAGGAAGATGATTCCAACCTTGGTGATTTTGTTGCTGACAGCAATGTAGTGACTCCTGAGGGAAATGTAGAGTCTGTTATGTTAAGGGAACACATTGATGCACTTTTAGGAGATCTGAAAGAGAGAGAACGTCAGGTAATCGTACTTCGTTTTGGTCTGGAAGACGGACATCCAAGAACACTGGAAGAGGTTGGAAAAGAATTTAACGTAACAAGAGAGCGTATTCGTCAGATCGAAGCCAAAGCACTGCGCAAACTTCGCAATCCGGTAAGAAGCAAGAGGATCCGTGATTTCTTATAG
- a CDS encoding HPr family phosphocarrier protein, whose protein sequence is MISKNLTVVNPSGLHLRPAGVLSQTAMKFKSDITIVSGEKKIVAKSVLNVMAAGIKCGTEITLICDGEDEEEAMKTVSQAIESGLGEM, encoded by the coding sequence ATGATCAGCAAGAATTTAACAGTAGTTAATCCATCCGGTTTACATTTAAGACCAGCAGGTGTTTTATCCCAGACAGCTATGAAGTTTAAAAGTGACATCACTATCGTATCAGGTGAGAAGAAGATCGTTGCAAAAAGCGTATTAAACGTAATGGCAGCTGGTATCAAGTGCGGAACAGAGATCACTCTGATTTGCGATGGTGAGGATGAAGAAGAGGCTATGAAGACTGTCAGCCAGGCAATCGAGAGCGGCTTAGGTGAGATGTAA
- the argF gene encoding ornithine carbamoyltransferase, translating into MNLKGRNFLTLKDYTEEEITYLLDLAAELKEKKKKGILVDTLKGKNVALIFEKTSTRTRCAFEVAAHDLGMGSTYLDPSGSQIGKKESIADTARVLGRMYEGIEYRGFGQEIVEELAKYAGVPVWNGLTNEDHPTQMLADLLTIREHLGHLKGVKLVYMGDARYNMGNSLMIACAKMGMHFVACAPKKYFPDEALVKECQEFAAVSGATITLTEDVAEAVKGADVIDTDVWVSMGEPDEVWAERIKDLTPYKVTKEVMDAAGPQAIFLHCLPSFHDLKTKIGKEMGERFGVSELEVTDEVFESSQSVVFDEAENRMHTIKAVMLATLSE; encoded by the coding sequence ATGAATTTAAAGGGAAGAAATTTTTTGACACTGAAAGATTATACAGAAGAAGAAATCACATATCTTTTAGATCTGGCTGCAGAACTTAAGGAAAAGAAGAAAAAAGGAATTTTAGTAGATACCTTAAAGGGCAAAAATGTAGCTCTTATCTTTGAAAAGACCAGTACCAGAACAAGATGTGCCTTTGAAGTGGCAGCCCATGATCTGGGAATGGGTTCTACTTATCTGGATCCTTCAGGCTCCCAGATCGGTAAAAAAGAAAGCATCGCTGATACAGCAAGGGTGTTAGGTCGTATGTATGAAGGAATTGAGTACAGAGGCTTTGGACAGGAGATCGTAGAAGAGCTGGCTAAATATGCAGGTGTACCTGTATGGAACGGTCTGACGAACGAGGATCACCCAACCCAGATGTTAGCTGACCTTTTAACCATCAGAGAGCATTTAGGACACCTTAAGGGAGTTAAGCTTGTGTATATGGGCGATGCGCGCTATAATATGGGTAACTCCCTGATGATCGCCTGTGCAAAAATGGGTATGCATTTTGTTGCCTGCGCTCCAAAGAAGTATTTCCCTGATGAAGCGTTAGTAAAAGAATGCCAGGAATTTGCAGCTGTCAGCGGTGCTACCATTACTCTTACTGAAGATGTGGCAGAGGCTGTTAAGGGAGCAGATGTTATTGATACAGACGTATGGGTATCCATGGGTGAGCCGGATGAAGTATGGGCAGAACGTATTAAAGACCTGACTCCTTACAAGGTAACAAAAGAAGTAATGGATGCAGCTGGTCCACAGGCCATTTTCCTTCACTGTCTGCCATCTTTCCATGATTTAAAGACCAAGATCGGTAAGGAAATGGGAGAACGTTTTGGTGTATCAGAACTGGAAGTAACAGATGAAGTATTTGAATCCAGCCAGTCAGTTGTATTTGATGAGGCTGAGAACAGGATGCACACCATCAAGGCAGTTATGTTGGCTACTTTAAGCGAATAA